One Faecalispora anaeroviscerum genomic window carries:
- a CDS encoding serine hydrolase domain-containing protein produces MIDLRAQFKAVDAVRKGMRGELRHLSPGPFVPEKPRYPAGLSRRPLPRSTPETQGVSSAYLERFLRELDACPDIKVHSIVILRHGKLIAQAHWRPYSGIYAQMVYSLSKSVTAMAVGMAVEEGLFTLDDRIAELFSDKMPPVPFRKRRVEQITVRHLLNMTSGIRFNEANSVFERDWLRSYLASDCAYEPGEKFTYNSMNSYLLSALIQRKTGQGLVDYLQPRLFEPLGIDHVVWERCPMGVEKGGWGLFLRPEDMAKLGQLYLQKGLWTVDGEPRHLLSEQWIAESTDMGMRTLMGEHETAYGYHLWEFPIPGAYQFNGVFGQYVVVIPQIDAVIAITSGSHGLFVDKSAEVIQKYFGSSEGFSAFPLPENLGAARSLKKTETSLALFPDTIPVRRRRTLLERVEYALFPQRSVPQLSADAKWINGRSYMLENPYGTILPFIFSVEKDSFLPAIQRVSFAFAPDFCTIEFSDGTERQTIRAGLDGEPRRSVLNINGEFYVTGNMARLTRDEDGRPVLKLYLSFLETPNTRVMKFIFSGERILVRFQEIPSVDNAAKLLADLLGNSGGNMEKLLSERLGGERVPGYLRRIAVPKASGKLDLEASE; encoded by the coding sequence ATGATTGATTTGAGAGCGCAGTTTAAGGCCGTGGATGCGGTGCGAAAAGGGATGCGCGGCGAGCTGCGCCATCTTTCGCCGGGTCCGTTTGTTCCGGAAAAGCCGCGGTATCCCGCAGGGCTTTCCCGCCGGCCCTTGCCGCGTTCTACGCCGGAGACCCAAGGGGTTTCTTCGGCGTATCTGGAGCGTTTTCTTCGTGAACTGGACGCTTGCCCGGACATCAAGGTGCACAGCATTGTGATCCTGCGCCACGGCAAGCTGATCGCACAGGCGCATTGGAGGCCCTATTCGGGCATTTATGCGCAGATGGTGTATTCGCTCTCGAAATCCGTCACTGCGATGGCGGTAGGCATGGCGGTCGAAGAAGGCCTGTTTACGCTGGATGACCGGATTGCCGAGCTATTTTCAGATAAAATGCCGCCTGTGCCCTTTCGGAAACGCAGGGTGGAGCAGATTACTGTGCGCCACCTGCTGAACATGACGTCCGGCATTCGATTTAACGAGGCGAACAGCGTGTTTGAACGCGATTGGCTCAGGTCCTACCTTGCGTCGGACTGCGCGTATGAGCCCGGTGAAAAATTCACGTACAACAGCATGAATTCCTACCTTCTCAGCGCGCTGATTCAGCGAAAAACAGGGCAGGGGCTGGTGGATTATCTTCAGCCCCGCCTGTTTGAGCCGCTCGGCATCGACCATGTGGTGTGGGAGCGCTGCCCTATGGGGGTTGAAAAGGGCGGCTGGGGCTTGTTCCTGCGGCCCGAGGATATGGCGAAGCTGGGCCAGCTGTATCTGCAAAAAGGCCTGTGGACGGTAGATGGTGAGCCTCGTCATCTGCTCTCGGAGCAGTGGATTGCGGAATCGACGGATATGGGAATGCGTACCCTGATGGGCGAGCATGAAACAGCCTACGGCTACCACCTGTGGGAGTTTCCCATTCCGGGGGCCTACCAGTTTAACGGTGTGTTCGGCCAGTATGTGGTTGTGATCCCGCAAATCGATGCGGTGATTGCGATTACAAGCGGCAGCCATGGCCTGTTTGTGGATAAAAGCGCCGAAGTAATCCAGAAGTATTTCGGAAGTAGTGAGGGCTTTTCCGCGTTTCCGCTTCCGGAGAATTTAGGAGCTGCGCGCTCTCTGAAAAAGACAGAGACTTCGCTTGCGTTGTTTCCAGATACCATCCCGGTGCGCAGGCGGCGCACGCTGTTGGAACGGGTGGAATATGCACTGTTTCCGCAGCGTTCCGTACCGCAGCTCAGTGCGGACGCCAAATGGATCAACGGCCGTTCTTATATGCTGGAAAACCCATATGGAACGATTCTGCCGTTTATCTTCTCTGTGGAAAAGGACAGTTTTCTTCCCGCGATTCAGCGGGTATCGTTCGCGTTCGCACCCGATTTTTGCACGATCGAGTTTTCAGACGGAACCGAAAGGCAGACCATTCGTGCCGGGCTGGACGGTGAGCCGCGACGCAGCGTGCTGAACATCAACGGAGAATTTTATGTTACTGGAAATATGGCGCGCCTGACCCGCGACGAGGATGGCCGGCCGGTTTTAAAGCTGTACCTCTCTTTCCTTGAAACGCCGAATACCCGCGTGATGAAATTTATTTTCAGCGGGGAACGCATTCTGGTTCGCTTTCAGGAGATTCCGTCCGTTGACAACGCTGCGAAGCTTCTTGCAGATTTACTGGGGAATTCCGGCGGCAATATGGAAAAACTCCTCTCAGAGCGCCTCGGCGGCGAGCGCGTGCCCGGCTACCTGCGCCGCATTGCCGTTCCAAAGGCCAGCGGTAAACTGGATTTAGAGGCCAGTGAGTGA
- a CDS encoding M56 family metallopeptidase has protein sequence MGISVYSLISAVVFFNAAIVIIAIFRRNTGFLKNNGIALLLLLTLLSIVRLFLPLDFTFAFVIVSYRILPSLLDWLSSTQMNVFLGVVWGAGSILFLFKSLIVYRDERKKLMSYRCVSDEQVERVARRLRLHKAKIMVSPEVDVPKVTGFFKAYIYMPQLTATDEELEFILRHEYQHFKNHDLFIKIFYLLLTAVFWWNPVLYIFQRELENLLELRCDVSISQNLNARERIGYLEAILHAAMQLKNTKQRASINTAALMKPEAGGFIGQRFHLVLSMDTRKKRKQTILSNIFAILLFFLSYLVILQPAYDPPFGNTGETITITAQNAYIQRNQNGTLELYINGESFGTISKEDLTDEPYTSLKIIQK, from the coding sequence ATGGGAATCAGTGTATATTCATTGATTAGTGCAGTGGTGTTTTTTAATGCTGCAATCGTAATCATTGCAATTTTTCGCCGCAATACCGGTTTTTTAAAAAACAACGGCATTGCCCTTCTTCTTTTGCTGACTTTGCTCAGTATCGTTCGTCTGTTTCTCCCGTTGGATTTTACGTTTGCATTTGTTATTGTTTCATATCGTATTCTGCCATCACTCTTAGATTGGCTTTCTTCCACTCAAATGAATGTGTTTCTGGGAGTTGTATGGGGGGCGGGGAGTATCCTCTTCCTTTTCAAAAGCCTGATTGTATATAGGGATGAAAGAAAAAAGTTAATGAGCTACCGCTGTGTATCGGACGAACAGGTAGAACGTGTCGCCCGCAGGCTTCGGCTCCATAAAGCAAAAATAATGGTTTCCCCTGAAGTGGATGTCCCAAAAGTTACGGGCTTTTTCAAGGCCTATATTTATATGCCGCAGCTTACCGCAACCGATGAAGAATTGGAATTCATTCTAAGGCATGAATATCAGCACTTTAAAAATCACGACTTATTCATTAAAATTTTCTATCTGCTTCTCACCGCCGTGTTCTGGTGGAATCCTGTGCTATATATTTTTCAGCGCGAGCTTGAAAATTTGCTGGAGCTGCGCTGTGATGTCTCAATCTCGCAGAATTTGAATGCCCGGGAACGAATCGGTTATTTGGAGGCTATTCTGCATGCTGCAATGCAGCTGAAAAATACAAAACAAAGAGCTTCTATCAACACAGCCGCCCTTATGAAACCGGAAGCGGGCGGCTTTATTGGGCAGAGATTTCATCTGGTGCTTTCTATGGATACTCGTAAGAAGCGAAAACAAACAATCCTCTCCAACATTTTTGCCATTCTCCTTTTTTTTCTTTCTTATCTTGTGATACTTCAGCCGGCGTATGATCCGCCTTTTGGCAATACCGGAGAAACCATTACAATCACCGCTCAGAACGCCTATATTCAGCGGAACCAAAACGGAACCTTAGAACTGTATATTAATGGTGAATCCTTCGGTACAATTTCTAAGGAGGATCTGACAGATGAACCTTATACCAGTTTAAAAAT
- a CDS encoding competence/damage-inducible protein A, which yields MKAEIISVGTELLLGQVINTDASYVARALSELGIDMMFSCTVGDNNGRLKDALTCALERSDLVITTGGLGPTEDDLTKEAIAECAGARLVLHEESLQRLKEHFNGRYMGQNQMKQAMLPEGSTVLLNDRGTAPGCAVETKEGKIIMMFPGPPSELVPMLQNYGIPFLMKRENASIFSMNVHVFGQGEGAVAEMLSDMTDAANPTVATYAKEGEMYVRVTAKAESAEKAEEMCRPVAERIRERIGDCVYGINVDSLEQLAVNLLSERKMTIATAESCSGGLLAKRITDIPGSSQVFEMGAVTYANRIKTLLLDVPEELLEHHGAVSEEVAAAMAEGVRKKAGSDIGIGITGIAGPDGGTEEKPVGLIYVGLCDKAGTVVRKVKVFSHRRPRGYYRYTAASFALDMVRRRLEELPL from the coding sequence ATGAAAGCGGAAATCATATCAGTAGGAACCGAGCTTCTGCTCGGTCAGGTCATTAATACCGATGCTTCCTATGTGGCGCGGGCTTTGTCCGAGCTGGGAATCGATATGATGTTTTCCTGTACGGTGGGAGATAACAACGGCCGCCTGAAGGATGCGCTCACCTGCGCGCTCGAACGCAGTGATCTGGTCATCACCACAGGGGGCCTTGGCCCGACGGAGGACGACCTGACGAAAGAGGCCATCGCTGAATGTGCCGGTGCGCGTTTGGTACTGCACGAAGAGAGTCTGCAGCGCCTGAAGGAGCATTTTAACGGCAGATATATGGGCCAGAATCAAATGAAGCAGGCGATGCTGCCGGAGGGCTCTACCGTTCTGCTGAACGACCGTGGCACCGCGCCGGGCTGCGCGGTGGAAACCAAAGAGGGGAAAATCATTATGATGTTCCCCGGGCCCCCCTCAGAGCTGGTTCCCATGCTGCAAAATTACGGAATTCCGTTTTTAATGAAGCGGGAAAATGCAAGTATTTTTTCAATGAATGTGCATGTGTTCGGTCAGGGCGAGGGCGCCGTGGCGGAGATGCTCTCCGACATGACGGATGCCGCGAACCCCACGGTGGCAACGTATGCGAAGGAAGGCGAAATGTATGTTCGCGTCACCGCAAAGGCGGAGAGTGCGGAGAAGGCGGAGGAGATGTGCCGCCCCGTTGCGGAGCGCATTCGCGAGCGGATTGGCGACTGCGTGTACGGCATTAATGTAGACAGCCTCGAACAGTTAGCGGTGAATCTTCTGAGTGAAAGAAAAATGACAATTGCGACGGCGGAATCTTGCTCCGGCGGGCTCCTTGCCAAGCGGATTACGGATATTCCCGGTTCTTCCCAGGTGTTTGAAATGGGCGCGGTCACCTATGCAAACCGCATTAAAACTCTGCTGCTCGACGTTCCGGAAGAACTGCTCGAACACCATGGAGCGGTGAGCGAAGAGGTTGCGGCCGCCATGGCCGAGGGTGTGCGCAAAAAGGCTGGCAGCGACATCGGTATCGGCATTACCGGCATCGCCGGGCCGGACGGCGGCACCGAAGAAAAGCCCGTCGGGCTGATCTATGTGGGGCTCTGTGACAAAGCCGGTACCGTGGTGCGCAAGGTAAAGGTATTCAGTCATCGCCGTCCCCGCGGCTATTACAGATACACGGCGGCTTCCTTTGCGCTGGATATGGTTCGCCGCCGTCTGGAGGAGCTCCCCTTATGA
- a CDS encoding BlaI/MecI/CopY family transcriptional regulator — MELTKNETEIMDVLWKEGRPLSRTEIVDLSPPDKTWKDSSIHILLNSLLRKEAIREAGFIRAGKGFGRTFEPSISQEDFYAEFLSDAARKVNSTTFFSALFRDESITMDTLLELERMIEKKKEELK, encoded by the coding sequence ATGGAACTTACTAAAAACGAAACAGAAATAATGGATGTTCTCTGGAAAGAAGGGCGGCCTTTATCGCGTACAGAAATTGTCGACTTATCTCCACCGGATAAAACCTGGAAAGATAGTTCAATTCATATTCTTCTAAATAGCTTATTACGAAAAGAGGCAATCCGTGAAGCCGGTTTTATTCGCGCTGGAAAAGGATTTGGCCGCACTTTTGAACCGAGCATTTCACAGGAAGATTTTTATGCGGAGTTTTTGTCTGATGCTGCAAGAAAAGTCAATTCTACTACGTTCTTCTCAGCGCTTTTTAGAGATGAGAGCATAACAATGGACACTCTGTTGGAGCTTGAAAGAATGATTGAAAAGAAAAAGGAGGAATTAAAGTAA